The following nucleotide sequence is from Saimiri boliviensis isolate mSaiBol1 chromosome 6, mSaiBol1.pri, whole genome shotgun sequence.
taccACAACACAATTAAGTTAAACTTTGCTGGCCCGGTGCAGCAATGTGTTGAAATGTGTTGAGTCACTGTTATACCCTaccatttcattaattttttttgacacggaATCTTggactgtcacctgggctggagtgcagtggcaagatctcagctcactgcaacctctgcttcctggattcacatgattctcctggctcagcctcctgagtagctgggattacaggtgcgtgccaccacaaccggctatttttttggtatttttagtagagacggggtcttactatgttggccagacaggtcacaacctcctgacctcgtaatctgcctgcttcaacctcccaaagtgctgggattacaggcatgaggcaccgagCCCGGCTGTATTTGATTAATTTCTTAGGAAGATGTTCTGTGAATGCTTCTCTGCCTTTGTTGGGTGCAGCGCTACCTTATTGTCCACTAGGTCAAATTTGTTCATCATATTCTTCAtatcttttattgttttgctaTGTTTTTGCCTTGCATGGGCCATCAGAGCTACAATTATGATTgtgatttgtctgtttttctgtgtggTTCTGttgattttacacacacacacgcacacacacacacacacacacacacacacacagtttattGCTTATTGACTTTATTTATAGGAATAAACAAactactacatatatatattttttctttacctgGATTCTGGCTAGGTAATTATATAcgtactttttcttccttccttccttctctccctccctcccttctttctttcttctccttcttttttatttttattttctatcctctttcttttattttctctcctctcccttcccctcctcttttttctgacagggtctctctatgttgccccgGCCAgcattacaggtacatgccaccacatctggctatacattttaaaaattactgtgtaatcactctctttctctccagttATGCTTTTTGTTcaaagttttgtgtgtgtgtgtgtgtgtgtgtgtgtgtgtgtgtgtgtgtgtgtttgtgagacagggtctcactctgtcacccaggctggagtgcagtggtgtgatctcaactcactgcaacctctgcctcccaggctcaagcaattctcctgtctcagcctcccgagtagctgagattacaggtgttcgcCACTACCACCCgcctatgttttatatttttagtagagatgggttttcgccatgttggccaggctggtcttaaacacttgacctcaaatgatccacctgcctacgcctcccaaagtgctgggattatcggcatgaaccactgtgcctggcctaaagttgTTTTAATATATTAGTGTAGTTatcccagctttcttttttttttttttgagacggagtttcactcttgttacccaggctggagtgcaatggcgcgatctcagctcaccgcaacctccgcctcctgggttcaggcaattctcctgcctcagcctcctgagtagctgggattacaggcacgtgccaccatgcccagctaatttttttgtatttttagtagagacggggtttcaccatgttgaccaggatggtcttgatctcttgaccttgtgatccaccagcctcggcctcccaaagtgctgggattacaggcttgagccaccgcgcccggccagctttcttttaataattgcatttttttctatctttctatttttaaagttttaatattcttatttatttatgttttagagacagggtcttgctgtgtcgcccagactGAGCAGAGTGGgatgataatagctcactgcagccttgaactcctggcctcaagcgatcctcccacctcagcctcttgagtagttaggactgcaggcacaccaccatgccagactagtttattttgtgtagagacggagccttgctgtattgcccaggttggtctccaactcctggactgaaATGATCcttccgtcttggcctccaaaggtgctgagattataggcgtgagctattGGCCCtagccatatatatattatttgagcTGGCAGTATGTTATTATGTTTTACGGgcatccttttttttgagatgcattcttgctctgtcgccaggctggagtgcagtggtgtaatctcagctcactgcaacctccacctcccgggttcaagcaattctcctgcctcagtctcccaagtagcttggactacaggcacacaccaccatgcccagctaatttttttgtattcttttagtagagacggggtttcaccgtgttggccaggatggtctcgatcttttgacctcatgatctgcccacctcagcctcccaaagtgctgggattacaggcgtgagccaccacgcccggccatcagTATCCTTTTATATCCTTTTATGTGTATCGTTTATAGCATGCAATGTTAATATATGGTTTTATACATTGtatatttacattaatataaatttcataaataGTATATTAGTTAGCATAGTATAAATTTTGCTGTGATAATTGTAGCAGGCAGAATAATGGACTCCCAAAAATGGCTACATTCCACTTCCCAGACCTGAGACTATGTTGTCTCACATGGCAAAAAGACTGCAGATGTGATTCAGTTAAggatcttttttgagacagattcttgctctgtcacccaggctggagcacagtggcatgatctcagctcacagcaacctccgcctcccaggttcaagtgattctcctgcctcagcctcccaagtagctgggattacaggcatgcaccaccatgccccattaatttttgtatttttggtagaggaggggtttcactatgttggccaggctggtctcaaagtcctgacctcagatgatctgcccaccttggcctcctacagtgctgggattacgggcatgagccactgtgcccagctaagttAAGAATCTTGTGATGGGGAGATCATCCGGGCAGATTGAAGAGCCTAGTGATTCAGAGAGTTCttaaaagtgaaagagagaggccgaaagcagtggctcacacctgtaatcccagtactttaggaggctgaggtgggtggatcatgaggtcaggagttcaagaccagcctggccaacatggtgacacctcatctctactaaaaatacaaatattagtggggtatggaggcaggtgcctgtaatccagttactcaggagactgaggcaggagaatttcttgaacccaggaggtggaggttgcagtgagctgagattgtgccattgcactccagcctgggcaacaagagcaagactctgtcttgagagagagagagagagagagagggagagggagagagaggcggAAGAGGGGTCAGAGTCAGAGAGATTTGAAGACACCAAGTTACTGTCtttgaagagggagaaagaaagtcaTAAACTGGGCATGCAAGCAGCCgctggaagctggaaaaggcaagaaaatgcaTCCTAGAACTCCCAGAGCAAGGAACCCCTGCTGCCACCTGGATCTGAACCTAGTGATAcctattttggacttctgacctctagaacaGTAAAGTAATAAATAGGTGTTGTTTTAATCCACCAGGTTTGTGGTAATTTGGTACAGCAACAAATAGAGATCCAGTACAATAATAACCCTCCAGTCTCAGTGGTcttcaaaagtttatttcttcctcataTTACATGCCCTTCACAGTTTGGCTTTGACTCTGCCCATGTCTTCTGTGTCCCAGAACCCTGGCAAGAGAGGCTGCCCCTACCAGGGGGACACCAGGCTCAGGGCAGATGGAAAAGCCCAATGGCAGAACCACACTGGAGCTTTGAAAGCGTCAAAGAGGTGCTTTGATGCTCTGCTTCATGTCTTCTATATCCCAGAGCCCTCTCTTGCCAGGGTTCTGGGATGCAGAAGAAGTGGAGCAGAGTCAAAGCCAAACTgtaggccaggcgctgtggcttaatgcctgtgaccccagcactttgggaggctgaggtggacagatcacttcaggtcaggagttcaagatcagcctggtcaatatggtgaaactctgtctctactaaaaatataaaaattagccgggtatggtggtgcttgcctataattccagctactagggaggctgaggtgggaggattgcttgaaccaggaggtagaggttgcaatgagctgagatcactccagcctgggtgacagcctgggtgacagagcaagactctgtttcaaaaacaaaacaaaacaaaaattagcaaggcgtggtggcacatgcctgtaatcccagcactttggaaggcccaggcaggtggattacctgaggtcaggagtttgagactagcctggccaacatgatgaaaccccatctctactaaaaacagaaaaattacccgggcatggtggtgggtgcttgtaagctcagctactcgggaggctaaggcagaattgctggcacctgggaggcagagattgcagtcagctgagatcgcaccactgcactcaagctcagtgactccatctcaaaaaaaaattagccaggcatggtggcacacacctgtagtcccagctgggccgctgaggcaggagacttgcttgaacctgggaggcggaggttgcagtgagctgagattgtgccactgcattccaatccgggcaacagagtgagactctgtctccaagaaaaaaaatttaaaaatttaaaaaagttattgtCCCCAGTGTGGGATATCAGTGTTAGATCTCCAAGGCTGGCACTTAAGGAAATGAGCCTGGACACCCTCCCAAGGCTAGAGTGACTAACCCACTCCCAGACTTCTTTTTGCTACCCCTTCCTGATCTCGAACCTTATTTATtgcagggagaggagaaaggtTGAAACCACAGCTTGTCGAAGGCATTCATTCAGTCTCATGGGACACCTTCTCTGTTCAGGCTGTGTCCAGGAACAGCCACGGACCACACAGCCAGGCCACCCGGCTTGTGCACCCAGCCGCCAGGCTGGAGCTCTACTCCACATACCAGCGGAGTGGCTGGCAGGAAGTTACTCAGCCTCTCAGTGAGCAACCCAAACTCTGCGTGTTATTTGTTTGTTCGTTGATAAAATAAGGTATCTTATCATTCTCATCAACTTCATGGGCTCGCTGTGAGGAACACGTGAGCTGATTCCATCACAGCCTCCTCAGGAGGTGTTTCGGGAGCTGGCTATGGAGGCTGCCCGGCTCACTGCTTCCTTTCTAGGGGAGGCTGTCTTCaaatgcgtgcacacacacaaacagggtGGCCTGATGTAGACCAGCTGGTCTAGAAAGGCCTTGcagggagcctgggaggtggcgaGGGGGAGACCATGAAACACAGACAGACCAGAGACCCAGAGATCAGAGAGATCAAAGGACCCAGAGATCCAGAGACATCTAGACCCCAGAGGCAACAAGAAACGGAAAGACACAGAGGCCCATGGAGACCCAGGCAGCctatcgcttctcggccttttcgCTAAGAGCACGTGTGAGACCCAGGCGGCTTGTTCTGTGTTAccaggggaaaaataaaataaaaaacaaaagaaagaaaagagagacccAGGGAGCCTCAATGAAATTCAGAGACTCAGGGAGGCCAAGAGATTCAGGGACCCTGCCCCAGCAAGGCACAGTGAATCAAAAGTCGCCCACCGGGCCCTCGCAGCCCAGGCCTCATTTCTCGGCTCAGCACCTTGGCGGGGCATTTGTCAAGAGGGTAACGGGGATCCTAGCTCCCTGCCGTTCCTATGGCGTCTCAGGCCCTGGGGTGCAGCTGGCCTGCCTTCACCCCTGTGGTAGCTGATGAAGCTTTGGAGAGGCTTTCACCCTGGGGAGCCGCAGCTGGGTGCGGACTGGACTGACAAGCAGAGAGGCAGGCGGTGTAGGCCGAACCACGCCCCCCAGGGAGGCCCTGATTGGTGGACGGGCAGCGTTGGGCGGGCAGCCCTCAGGGTATATAAGTGCACTCGCTGGGCCGCCTGGGTTTAATGCTGTGGGCAGTTCCTGAGGTCGGGTAAGGCTCTCTGCAGGAGGAGGCTGGGCTGCTTCTGCTTGTGGGCGTCTACATGAAGAGGCCCAAATTGGCCCTGGGGTGGTCGACGGCACTTTCTCCTCAGCCCCGTGGTTGGCGTCTCTTTTCTCGGGGATGAGGGTGGGTTTAGGACAGGAGCATGAAATGTTTGGAGTGGCCCCATCTCAACTTGCTCTAAATCCAGGTATTTCTCTAATTTCGTTCCTCCctgtggacctcagtttcccctcggTGTAAGGGATCAGTGGccctttcagttctgctctggtgAGGGGTCGGGGTTGGTTGTGAGTTGGGGCCTGAAGAAGCAGTTAAACTTcttttgccaggtgcagtggctcatgcctgtaatcccagcactttgggaggtcgaggtgcgcggatcacctgaggtcaggagtgcgagaccagcctggccaacacggtgaaaccctgtctctaccaaaaataaaaaaaattagccgggcacggtggcaaggctgtagtctcagctactctggaggctgagggtggagaatggcttgaactggggaggaggaggttggagtgagccaagattgtgccactgcacttcagcctgggcgacagagagactgtctcaataaacaaacaaacaaaacctctttgGGTTTTGGAGGCCAAGGGCTTCACTTTTAACTGGCTGTGAGACCTCAGCCTTCAGTTTCCTCGTTTGAAAATGggtctggggccgggcgcggtggctcaagcctgtaatcccagcgctttgggaggccgaggtcggtggatcacgaggtcaagagatcgagaccatcctggtcaacatggagaaaccccgtctctactaaaaatacaaaaaattagctgggcatggtggctgtaatcccagctactcaggaggctgaggcaggagaattgcctgaacccaggaggcggaggttgtggtgagccgagatcgcgccattgcactccagcctgggtaacaagagcgaaactccatctaaaaaaaaaaagaaaaagaaaaaagaaaaaaaaaaagaaaattggtctGTGTTGAACGTACCTCCTTACCAGGATGAAATAAGATAAGGCCCTTAAGCACAGCTCCAGGCACTTAGGAAGCCCTCAGCTCTGCTTGTTGCTGCTGTTACGCTGCCTGTCCTGGGGTGCCAGGAGGAGGGCGGGAGTGACGCAGCCTACAACTCTTTGCTGCTTTTCTGGCCTCCCCACTCCTGTTGCAACCTGGCTGCCTTATGTTCTGAGCCCCCAAGTCTCCGCCTGGCCCTTGTCACCACCCTTTTGATTTGTGGGAGTCACGGGGGTACATGGTAAACCCTGAGCCTTCTTTCTCTACAGGTCACCCTGCCTCACCTCCATCTCCTATGAGATGAATGACTCCCAAGACCCCACCACTCCCCCTGTAGTCACCACCCAGGTAGAGCTGGGGGGCTGCAGCTGGCAAGGTGGGGGCAATGGGTTCCTCCGTTTTCGCCAGCACGAAGAGCTCCAGGCCTTCCTCAACCTTCTGGGTGAGTTTGTGGGGCCAGCATGGGAGGGTTGTGAGGCCAAGTGTGAAAGCAGACGTGAAGTATGGAGTCTCATCTGCCTGTACAGCCATCTGAGGCCTCTGCCCTCTCCCTCTCAGGTGACCCAGCTTAGGCAGGTGGAGGGGGGTGTCCTCTCAGAAACTGGGTTCAGTGCCAGGTgccatgactcacacctgtaatcccaacactttgagaggctgagatgggaggatcagttgaggccaggagataaagaccagcctgatcaacatagtgagaccccatttctatttatattaagaaagaaagaaagagagaaagagagacagaggaaaaaaaaagagagagagaaaagaaagaaggcaggcgcagtggctcacacctgtaatcccaacactctgggaggctgaggtgagtggatcacctgaggttggaagttcaagaccagcctgaccaacatggagagaccctctctctactaaaactataaaattagccggacatggtggtacatgcctgtaatcccagctacttgggaggctaaggcaggagaattgcttgaaccagggaggcagaggttgcaatgagccaagatcgtgccattgcactccagcctgggcgacaagagcaaaactccgtctcaaaaaaaaaaaaaaaaaaaaaaaagagggttgaGTGGTGGCTTGAGCTTTGCAGcttcagagaggaagagaggaaggtggTAACCTGCGTCcatcttctcttctctgccttcAGAGGACAGTTTTGTCCAGGAATTTCTCTCCAAAGACCCCTGCTTCCAGATTTCAGATAAGGTGAGGGAGCCCAGTGGGGCTGGAGGCTGGGGGTCTCTGGAGGGTCAGGTTGAGTTGGTGAGAATTGAATGCTGCTACTTTATTGAGTGCCCTGGGCAGGTAGGGAGAGCTCCTCACCTTTCACCCTTACCCCCTCATCTTTGCACACCCCTCCCCACTATTTTCCTGACTTTCTTTCCCTGCAGGAAAACCTCCTTGGATACAAATGAACCTGGGTGCAAGCCCCTCCTCCTCAGAGGATAACTaatgccccaccccaccccccatctgTCTCTGCAGTATCTCCTGGCCATGGTGCTGGTCTACTTCCAGCGTGCCCACCTGAAGCTCAGCGAGTACACCCACAGCAGCCTGTTCTTGGCCCTGTAAGTGGCGGGGACAGGGAGTGGAGGCATTTGCTGGAGGTGTCTGATGGGGCGGGGTGATGCTGTGGCCTCCGCTCCTTGACCTCGTGCTTCTGTGGCTAGGTACCTTGCAAATGACATGGAGGAGGACCTGGAGGGGCCCAAATGTGAGATTTTTCCTTGGGCCCTGGGAAGAGATTGGTGTTTACAAGTGGGGAAGTTCCTGCAGCAGAGGGATAAGCTGTGGGCACGGATGGGTTTCCGGGCTGTCGTGAGCCGCCAGTGCTGTGAGGAGGTGAGGCTGGGGGGCAGCCTGGGGTGTGGGAAAGGCTGGGGTTCCCACCTCACTTACTGTCCACTCTGCTCCTCCCAGGTCATGGCAAAGGAGCCATTCCACTGGGCTTGGACTCGGGACCGGCGCCCCCACCATGGCGGGGTTCAGAGGGTCTGTCCACAGGTCCCTTTCCGCCTTCCCCGGGGCCCTGGCCTCTCGCCACCCCACTGTTCCCCCTGTGGCTTGCCCCAGCACCGCAGCTGCCACCCACTTACGCCTGTGTCATTCAAGTGTTCTTCTCTGACCTCGGAGTGTCATCGCCTTCCCTCCCAAAATTCTCTCTCAGCGTTCAAAAACGCCTGGGGCGGGGACTTTCTCCTTGTCTTACCCGCCCAGATGCAACTGGAACCTGACACCTATTGCCTTCGCAGTGAGTACAGGATGGGGCAGGACAGGAGCTTCAATCTGGGGTGGgagcttgggaggcaggagggaggaccAACAGGATGAGAAGGAGGGCTGTGGGCCTGGGATCGCAGTGCTGCTGCCCCTCCTGTGTGAGCTTGACAGCTTTCCTCCCTGAGCctcactctctcctctccccagttTTCCCAAAGCTTCTGCCACGCCCTGGGCACTGAAGCCCTGTAGGGTGAAGAATGGCACGCCTGCTGGCCCACTGACCCACACACCGTCAGCCGTGCTCCCACCACTGCCCCTTCCTCCCAGCCTGCAGCTTTACCCACGCTGGTCCTGGTCCCCTCTAATAAATTCATGTCCACAAGACTCCAACTGTGCTTAGGTCCTGGCCTGGTTCCTTGACCTACCatcggggtggggagggggagtcTACCAGGGTTACAACATGTGAGCACAGGCTGTGTCACAGCTTggccccttccttctttctttttttagaagtGTGTAGTGACACAGCTTGGCCCCTTCCTATTGGTGGCCAGTtatcctgagcctcagtttttcctcTCTGTAATATCCATGCCTATGGATAATGAGATCTACACAGTGTTGATGGGATTAAATGATATGAGGTATCCGCAGCCCTTAGAAGAGGACcagggagctgggtgtggtggctcacgcctgtaatcctagcactttgggaggctgaggcaggtggatcatttgaggccagaagttcaaaactagcctggccaacatggtgaaaccctctctctattaaatataccaaaattagccaggcacggtggcgcacgcctgtaatcccagctacttggaggccgacatgggagaatggtttgaaccagggaggcagaggttgcaatgagtcaagactgtgccactgcactccagcctggatgacagggtgagactctgtctcaaaaaagagtaaaaaaaagagAGGGCCAGGAACCTACTGGGAAATAAAAGTTGAATGGAAAACAGCTCTTTATTCAGTCTAGAAATGCCTTCAGGGCCAGGTTTACTTAGGAATCAGACTTGATCCCTTCCCTGAGCTTCGATCAAATATAATATTGTAATTATAATACAACCCCCTCCCCCCAAGAGACACGATAACTCAagggttaatttctttttttttggagacagagtctcactctgtcgccaggcgccaggctggagtgcagtggtgcaatctcggctcaccgcaacctccgcctccctcgttcaagcaattctcctgcttcagcctcctgagtagctgggactacaggtgtgcgccactatgcccagctaatttttttgtatttttagtagagacagggtttcaccatgttggccagcatggtctcgatcttttgacctgggatctgcccgcctcgtcttcccaaagtgctgggattacaggcttgagccaaggggttaatttcttttcttttttttttttttttgagacggagtttcactcttgttacccaggctggagtacaatggcaggatctcggctcaccgcaacctccgcctcctgggttccagcaattctgcctcaacctcctgagta
It contains:
- the SPDYC gene encoding speedy protein C gives rise to the protein MNDSQDPTTPPVVTTQVELGGCSWQGGGNGFLRFRQHEELQAFLNLLEDSFVQEFLSKDPCFQISDKYLLAMVLVYFQRAHLKLSEYTHSSLFLALYLANDMEEDLEGPKCEIFPWALGRDWCLQVGKFLQQRDKLWARMGFRAVVSRQCCEEVMAKEPFHWAWTRDRRPHHGGVQRVCPQVPFRLPRGPGLSPPHCSPCGLPQHRSCHPLTPVSFKCSSLTSECHRLPSQNSLSAFKNAWGGDFLLVLPAQMQLEPDTYCLRSEYRMGQDRSFNLGWELGRQEGGPTG